A genomic window from Bacteroidales bacterium includes:
- a CDS encoding DUF4249 domain-containing protein, with protein sequence MTNRMIISIKNQMMALLLMMFLLTCCEEMFVMKKDFDIDAVDFPPRLAVTAILDNDSNTLHLTILEGQSVASYYKTQYETISRHRFGTISLFEGDHPEPVYRKTGLIDLSVRDPNELSGCRMTIRDIVPKAGKTYRLEIAVNGYETVTAVATMPDEPDIPDYSLDTTQLIDTKSKIVLIKSMEEGYDGPIPVPGAGRFLDGHYPAVISLNNKEGSNTYYSIQLVYNVFLGEEGIHFPHQFQEYLGIDNMAIMQSNPDIEARDLHLKLEFENIDLYLFDLLMLSFIEPTNKIQLFIPGNTCKPKGWNFREVVLKHQHMFSDLQYMTSGAGVLMDVRYHVELLVQQLTPESFKYYRSIVFQKESPAYFSEPVQVFSNIENGFGIFSIINTKRITLLDFTNKEWVWETILDGKVVE encoded by the coding sequence ATGACAAACAGAATGATTATAAGTATTAAAAATCAGATGATGGCGCTTTTGTTGATGATGTTTCTTTTAACCTGTTGTGAGGAAATGTTCGTTATGAAAAAAGATTTTGATATCGATGCGGTCGATTTTCCTCCCCGATTAGCGGTTACGGCAATATTGGATAACGACAGCAATACATTGCATTTAACCATACTGGAAGGACAATCTGTCGCATCCTATTATAAAACACAATATGAAACAATATCCAGACACCGATTCGGTACGATCAGTCTTTTCGAAGGTGATCATCCGGAACCGGTTTATAGAAAGACCGGATTAATCGACCTGTCAGTCCGGGATCCAAATGAGTTGAGCGGATGCAGGATGACGATCAGGGATATTGTTCCAAAAGCCGGAAAGACCTATCGTCTCGAGATCGCTGTAAATGGCTATGAAACAGTGACGGCTGTGGCTACTATGCCGGATGAGCCTGATATACCGGATTACTCGCTTGATACCACACAGCTTATTGATACAAAGAGCAAGATAGTGTTGATTAAATCGATGGAAGAAGGTTATGACGGACCTATACCCGTTCCTGGTGCAGGACGGTTTTTAGATGGTCACTATCCTGCTGTGATAAGCTTGAATAACAAGGAGGGATCCAATACTTATTATTCTATTCAACTGGTTTATAATGTTTTCCTTGGGGAAGAGGGGATTCATTTTCCACATCAGTTTCAGGAATATCTGGGAATCGATAATATGGCTATCATGCAGAGCAATCCGGATATTGAAGCCCGCGATTTACATCTGAAACTGGAATTTGAAAACATAGACCTTTATCTTTTTGATTTACTTATGCTTTCGTTTATTGAGCCGACAAATAAAATTCAGTTATTTATTCCGGGCAATACATGTAAACCGAAAGGATGGAATTTTAGGGAAGTTGTTCTAAAGCACCAGCATATGTTTTCTGATCTACAGTATATGACTTCTGGTGCAGGAGTTTTGATGGATGTTCGTTATCATGTTGAATTATTGGTACAACAATTGACCCCCGAATCATTTAAATATTACAGGAGTATTGTTTTTCAGAAGGAATCGCCGGCTTATTTCTCCGAACCTGTCCAGGTATTTTCGAATATTGAAAATGGTTTTGGCATTTTTTCGATTATCAATACAAAAAGGATCACTTTACTCGATTTTACGAATAAGGAATGGGTTTGGGAAACTATATTGGATGGGAAGGTCGTCGAATAG
- a CDS encoding TonB-dependent receptor: MDKFLFFVLYHAELKKILLLMRVVIIFIFLSVGLLRAGDSYSQNALFSLKMKNTTVKEVLGEIERNSEFIFIFTDHIIDLNRKLSIDIRDKTIDQVLTELFRHTDNEYEVMDRQIIIMKKDIPAGKEADKPDEVRQATSYTIRGYLTDSLTTEALISGTVYDKITLSGTTSNQYGFYSLTLPAGEVDIVYSYVGYTTKVISIKLVKDTVINTSLSGILDIEEVVVTAQKAEKIQNRTQMSVLSLPVAQIKSLPALLGETDVLKVLQLMPGVQSGGEGTSGLYVRGGGPDQNLILLDGVPVYNASHMFGFFSIFNADAINNVEMLKGAFPARYGGRISSVLDIYLKEGNMQKFSGEGSVGLVSTKFTFEGPVWKDRTSFIVSGRRTYIDALTRPLMAISNRKSDSKNVYGYYFYDLTAKINHKISDRDRIYLSAYAGDDKFYIKDKTKIDVYNDHQKKEGETKTNSDLKWGNITTALRYNRVISNKLFGNLTFTFGRYRLHNVTESREKYKETDLLVSPPVDTMINNYYGGKYNSGILDWAGKVSFDYIPSARHYIRWGAGTIYHTFEPGAMNTKEGNLDFRYGGKKVYTLEYNAYIEDDLQLTRRLKANIGIHWSGFNVRNRFYHIWQPRLALRHLITDQISVKASYSRMGQYIHLLTNSTIGLPTDLWIPATDRIDPQVADQVALGYAHQFKKEYEISVEAYYKDIRNVVEYMEGASFFEASDDWENKIIQGKGRSYGMEFFVQKKTGSFTGWIGYTLSWTDRKFGDINEGRRFPYKYDRRNDLSIVLIKRLKDHIELSGSWVFGTGNCVTLPVGIYEGDHPITGKPPRFFREEIKDYGGRNSYRMAAYHRLDLSISFIKAKKWGERRWVFGLYNAYNRKNPFYIDIESAFDKSTEKIYYKYVQYTLFPVIPSVSYQFKF; this comes from the coding sequence ATGGATAAATTTCTGTTTTTTGTTTTATATCATGCGGAATTAAAGAAAATATTGTTGTTGATGAGGGTTGTGATCATTTTTATTTTTTTATCGGTCGGTTTACTCCGGGCAGGAGATTCTTATTCTCAGAATGCCCTGTTCAGTTTAAAAATGAAGAATACTACCGTAAAGGAAGTGCTCGGTGAAATAGAGCGTAACAGTGAGTTCATTTTCATCTTTACGGACCATATTATCGATCTGAACAGGAAGCTTTCCATTGATATCAGGGACAAAACGATCGATCAGGTCCTGACCGAATTATTCAGGCATACAGATAATGAATATGAGGTAATGGACCGCCAGATCATCATCATGAAGAAAGATATACCGGCTGGAAAAGAGGCGGACAAACCGGATGAAGTACGGCAGGCAACGTCGTATACGATACGGGGTTATTTAACAGATAGCCTTACCACAGAAGCCCTTATCAGCGGGACGGTTTATGATAAGATCACCCTGTCAGGGACCACTTCCAACCAGTATGGTTTTTACAGCCTTACTTTGCCGGCAGGAGAAGTTGATATTGTTTATTCTTATGTCGGCTATACAACAAAAGTGATCAGTATCAAACTCGTGAAAGATACGGTCATCAACACATCTCTTTCGGGGATTTTAGACATTGAGGAAGTGGTGGTAACCGCGCAAAAGGCGGAAAAAATACAGAACCGTACCCAGATGAGCGTATTGTCGCTACCGGTAGCACAGATAAAATCGCTACCGGCACTTTTGGGGGAAACGGACGTATTGAAGGTCCTGCAGTTGATGCCTGGGGTACAATCCGGAGGAGAAGGAACAAGCGGTTTGTATGTGCGTGGTGGGGGACCGGATCAGAACCTTATATTACTCGACGGTGTTCCGGTATATAACGCTTCCCATATGTTCGGATTCTTTTCCATTTTTAATGCCGATGCCATCAATAATGTTGAAATGCTCAAGGGGGCTTTTCCTGCACGTTATGGCGGGCGTATATCATCAGTCCTCGATATTTACCTGAAAGAAGGCAATATGCAGAAATTCAGCGGGGAGGGTTCTGTAGGACTGGTATCGACCAAATTTACCTTTGAAGGACCTGTATGGAAGGACCGGACCTCTTTTATAGTTTCGGGAAGGCGTACTTACATCGATGCGTTAACCCGGCCGTTGATGGCTATATCCAACAGGAAATCCGATTCTAAAAATGTTTATGGGTATTATTTTTACGACCTGACGGCAAAGATCAACCATAAAATATCTGATCGCGACCGGATATATCTGAGTGCCTATGCCGGAGATGATAAGTTTTATATAAAGGATAAAACCAAGATAGATGTTTATAATGATCATCAAAAAAAGGAGGGCGAAACTAAAACAAATTCTGATCTTAAGTGGGGAAATATTACCACAGCTTTACGCTATAACCGGGTCATATCCAATAAACTCTTCGGAAACCTGACTTTCACGTTTGGCAGGTACCGTTTACATAATGTAACCGAGTCCCGTGAAAAGTATAAAGAAACAGACCTGTTGGTATCTCCTCCGGTGGATACTATGATCAATAATTATTACGGGGGTAAATATAATTCCGGAATATTGGACTGGGCCGGAAAGGTATCTTTTGATTATATTCCGTCTGCCAGGCATTATATCCGTTGGGGAGCAGGAACCATTTACCATACTTTCGAGCCCGGGGCGATGAATACCAAAGAAGGTAACCTGGATTTCAGATATGGGGGAAAGAAAGTGTATACTTTGGAATATAATGCTTACATAGAAGATGATCTTCAACTGACCAGACGGCTGAAAGCCAATATCGGGATCCACTGGTCGGGATTCAATGTGCGTAACCGGTTCTATCATATCTGGCAGCCACGCCTGGCGCTCCGGCATCTGATCACGGACCAGATTTCCGTGAAAGCTTCCTATTCAAGAATGGGACAATACATACATCTGTTGACAAATTCTACGATAGGGTTGCCCACCGACCTGTGGATACCTGCCACCGACCGGATAGATCCCCAGGTTGCGGACCAGGTAGCCCTGGGTTATGCACATCAGTTTAAAAAGGAATATGAGATCAGTGTCGAGGCATATTACAAGGATATCAGGAATGTGGTGGAATACATGGAAGGAGCGTCTTTTTTTGAAGCCAGCGATGACTGGGAAAATAAGATCATTCAGGGAAAAGGCCGTAGTTATGGCATGGAATTTTTTGTACAGAAAAAGACAGGGTCTTTCACAGGTTGGATCGGATATACCTTATCATGGACAGACAGGAAGTTCGGTGATATTAATGAAGGGCGGCGTTTCCCGTATAAATACGATCGCCGTAATGATCTCAGTATCGTTTTGATCAAACGGTTAAAAGACCATATCGAATTATCCGGTTCATGGGTGTTCGGTACCGGTAATTGTGTGACACTGCCGGTTGGAATATATGAGGGAGACCACCCTATTACCGGAAAACCTCCTCGTTTCTTCAGGGAAGAAATAAAGGACTATGGCGGCCGCAATTCATACCGTATGGCTGCTTATCACCGGCTGGACCTGAGTATCAGTTTTATCAAGGCGAAAAAATGGGGTGAACGGCGTTGGGTATTCGGACTGTATAACGCATACAACCGTAAGAATCCTTTTTATATCGATATAGAAAGTGCGTTTGATAAATCGACCGAAAAAATATATTACAAATATGTACAATATACCCTTTTCCCGGTAATTCCTTCGGTAAGTTATCAGTTTAAATTTTAG
- a CDS encoding DUF4974 domain-containing protein, whose product MMKEKYTTYRCTDFVSDQDFINWVNDPDPLSDEFWTSLAASYPRLEKEMNDARLIIQSIQFEEEDLPEEEKQLLWDTIRTGALRRSPIINRLKLWAACAASILLLFGVWLWYTGGSDQLMDFAESTSGIMFGSEIRVMLANKTDYIVASGNADFMYGKNGQLTINATETIDQPAPGKKRKTLFNRIIVPWGKRSTITFADGTRLWLNSGSRAVFPVDFTSDNREILIEGEAYFEVAKDRSRPFIVKADGMKVKVLGTAFNITAYPEENDMFVTLVTGSVEVGSKGNRKTIMQPDHMIRIDKNIPGLEVSMVDVYDYICWKDGFLHFRSETLENILRRIERHYAVPIVMDDQLSEYTISGKLDLKERVEKVLDVIKMLAPVEYEIKNNKILISKK is encoded by the coding sequence ATGATGAAGGAAAAATATACGACATATCGATGTACGGATTTTGTATCCGATCAGGATTTTATCAATTGGGTGAATGATCCTGATCCGTTGTCGGATGAGTTTTGGACGTCGTTGGCTGCATCATACCCCCGGCTGGAAAAAGAGATGAATGATGCACGGTTGATTATCCAATCGATCCAATTTGAAGAGGAAGATTTGCCGGAAGAGGAAAAGCAATTGTTGTGGGATACTATCCGAACCGGTGCTTTGAGAAGATCACCCATTATAAACCGGTTAAAGCTATGGGCTGCCTGTGCGGCATCCATACTTCTCCTGTTTGGTGTATGGCTATGGTATACCGGTGGAAGTGATCAGCTGATGGATTTTGCGGAATCGACATCCGGTATAATGTTCGGGTCGGAAATTCGGGTAATGTTGGCCAATAAAACCGACTATATTGTCGCTTCCGGAAATGCCGATTTTATGTATGGCAAAAATGGGCAATTAACAATCAATGCTACAGAAACGATTGATCAGCCGGCGCCTGGAAAAAAGAGGAAGACTTTATTTAACCGTATAATAGTACCATGGGGCAAACGTTCTACCATAACTTTTGCCGACGGTACCAGGTTGTGGTTGAACTCGGGGAGCCGGGCTGTTTTTCCTGTCGATTTTACCAGCGATAACCGTGAAATACTTATTGAAGGGGAAGCTTATTTCGAGGTAGCTAAAGATCGTTCAAGGCCATTCATCGTGAAAGCAGACGGTATGAAAGTGAAAGTGTTGGGTACGGCTTTTAACATAACGGCCTATCCGGAAGAAAATGATATGTTCGTTACACTGGTAACTGGATCGGTGGAGGTCGGATCAAAAGGCAACCGGAAAACGATAATGCAGCCGGACCACATGATCCGTATCGATAAAAACATTCCCGGACTGGAAGTCAGCATGGTGGATGTTTACGATTACATCTGTTGGAAAGATGGTTTTTTACATTTCCGGAGCGAGACCCTGGAAAATATTTTACGGCGGATAGAAAGGCATTATGCTGTCCCGATAGTGATGGATGACCAGCTTAGTGAATATACCATTTCCGGAAAACTTGACCTGAAGGAGCGTGTTGAAAAGGTGCTGGATGTGATAAAAATGCTGGCGCCTGTGGAATACGAGATAAAAAACAATAAAATATTGATCAGTAAAAAGTGA
- a CDS encoding sigma-70 family RNA polymerase sigma factor — translation MDNINIDAHLWDRFREGDQRAFFQVYDMHVQTLYRYGLKLSNDKELIKDCIHDLFLELSNSRQTISPTDNIKYYLIKSLKYKIFRNNKFAQNSHHSIDEHIFQAAASFDHPFDEQESIKKKRRYLRDAINKLPSRQKEAIYLRYINGLNNEEIAHVMGINNQVVRNTLYKAIENLRKSISKEDLILFLITPAKKHRPYPRL, via the coding sequence ATGGATAACATCAATATAGACGCCCATTTATGGGATCGTTTCCGAGAGGGAGATCAACGTGCTTTTTTCCAGGTATATGATATGCATGTTCAGACCCTTTATAGATATGGTCTGAAATTATCCAATGATAAAGAATTGATAAAGGACTGTATTCACGACCTGTTCCTGGAACTTTCCAATAGCCGGCAAACGATCAGTCCGACCGACAACATTAAATATTACCTGATCAAATCGCTAAAGTATAAGATCTTCCGCAACAATAAATTTGCGCAGAATAGCCACCATAGTATCGATGAACATATATTCCAGGCGGCAGCTTCATTCGATCATCCGTTCGATGAACAGGAATCAATAAAGAAGAAACGGCGTTACCTGCGGGATGCGATCAATAAACTTCCATCAAGACAGAAAGAAGCGATTTATTTACGATATATCAATGGATTGAACAACGAAGAGATAGCACATGTAATGGGTATAAATAACCAGGTTGTCCGCAATACCTTGTATAAAGCAATTGAAAACCTGCGAAAAAGCATCTCAAAAGAAGACCTGATATTATTTTTGATCACTCCTGCTAAAAAGCATCGTCCTTATCCCAGGTTATAA
- a CDS encoding LinF, whose protein sequence is MLDQNYLIEKVRETALNDEKVSAVLMYGSFIRGEGDRFSDVEFYVFVRGDGELNKQKWIESIHPVDMYFTNEFGTDVVVFSNLIRGEFHFKPESEVVVVKEWEGLTSFEHKDKMNLVDKDGKLSDILENIRILSPVQDTPQNIEWLAQSLLNNLLFTKNVLQRKELAHAHHLFGYIQKYLLWLIRIRSSNIAHWESPTKKLEQDIPQNWYKFYMESVPIMNETSLKKSLIATFNNAQQLFQELNISENLSVLLHKITDDYIKSED, encoded by the coding sequence ATGCTTGACCAGAATTATCTTATTGAAAAAGTCCGGGAAACTGCTTTGAATGACGAAAAAGTTTCAGCTGTCCTGATGTACGGTTCATTTATCAGAGGCGAAGGCGACCGTTTTTCCGATGTTGAATTTTATGTATTCGTACGTGGAGACGGTGAATTAAATAAGCAAAAGTGGATCGAATCCATCCATCCGGTCGACATGTATTTTACCAATGAATTTGGAACAGATGTAGTCGTATTTTCAAACCTTATCCGTGGGGAATTTCATTTTAAGCCTGAATCGGAAGTCGTCGTTGTAAAAGAATGGGAAGGACTCACCTCCTTTGAACATAAAGATAAAATGAATCTTGTGGATAAGGATGGGAAACTTTCTGATATACTTGAAAATATCCGCATACTATCTCCAGTACAGGATACTCCGCAAAACATAGAATGGTTGGCACAATCGCTTCTGAACAATCTGCTTTTCACAAAAAATGTGTTACAGCGAAAGGAACTGGCCCATGCCCATCATCTGTTCGGCTATATCCAGAAATATCTTTTGTGGCTGATCCGGATACGTAGTAGTAATATAGCGCATTGGGAATCTCCTACTAAAAAATTGGAACAGGATATTCCGCAAAATTGGTATAAATTCTATATGGAAAGCGTACCGATAATGAATGAAACAAGTCTTAAAAAAAGCCTGATCGCTACATTCAACAATGCGCAGCAACTGTTTCAGGAATTAAATATTTCCGAAAATTTAAGCGTTTTATTACATAAGATCACTGACGATTACATAAAGAGTGAAGATTGA
- a CDS encoding RNA polymerase sigma factor: MTTEEFNNQLLGFHDKLNYYAIRLTANKDNARDLLQETYLRAFSCKEQFANETNLIAWTFTIMRNTFINNYRKASQKRVIFDSTKDLFFLNQNKDILNITPDSEFRTKEINKAIETLEDVYKVPFRLYTQGYKYREIAQMLGIKEGTVKSRIFFARKKLSEKLEDYY; the protein is encoded by the coding sequence ATGACAACAGAAGAGTTTAATAATCAATTATTAGGATTTCATGATAAGTTAAATTATTATGCTATTCGTTTAACAGCCAATAAGGATAATGCCAGGGATTTGCTGCAGGAAACATATTTAAGGGCATTTTCCTGTAAAGAACAATTTGCAAACGAAACCAACTTGATAGCATGGACTTTTACGATCATGAGAAATACATTTATCAATAATTATCGTAAAGCATCTCAAAAAAGAGTGATTTTTGATAGTACAAAAGATTTGTTTTTTCTGAATCAGAATAAAGATATTTTGAACATTACACCTGATTCGGAATTTCGAACAAAAGAAATAAATAAGGCAATAGAAACATTAGAAGATGTATATAAAGTTCCTTTTAGACTGTATACTCAAGGATATAAATACAGGGAAATTGCACAGATGCTGGGGATAAAAGAAGGAACGGTAAAAAGCCGTATTTTCTTTGCCCGTAAGAAATTATCTGAAAAATTAGAAGATTATTATTAG
- a CDS encoding response regulator transcription factor — MVTLQIVDDHKMVVESLGKLINESGIARITGVYYDLESCRTGLAEDLPDVLLLDIGLPDGDGVDFCTEVTRIYPGLKIIMLTSYKEFSIAQRALHNGALGYILKNAESEEVFAGIEAVTKGDRFLCEEIDITLKDKKNEDVIWLSPREKEILQYIADGYTTKEIADKICRDTETVKTYRRNLLIKLAARNTAELVKKGYEKKLIG; from the coding sequence ATGGTAACTCTTCAAATTGTTGATGACCATAAAATGGTGGTAGAGAGCCTGGGTAAACTGATCAATGAATCCGGGATAGCCAGGATTACAGGCGTATATTACGATTTGGAATCCTGCCGTACTGGATTGGCAGAGGATCTACCCGATGTGCTACTCCTCGATATCGGCCTGCCCGATGGCGACGGAGTGGATTTTTGCACTGAGGTCACCAGGATTTATCCCGGGTTAAAGATCATTATGCTGACAAGTTATAAAGAATTCAGCATCGCCCAGCGTGCCTTACACAACGGTGCACTCGGTTATATACTGAAGAATGCCGAGAGCGAAGAAGTATTTGCCGGTATCGAAGCGGTAACTAAGGGAGATCGATTTCTTTGTGAGGAGATAGATATCACACTGAAAGATAAAAAAAACGAGGATGTTATCTGGCTTTCCCCGCGTGAAAAGGAAATCCTGCAATATATTGCCGACGGTTATACTACGAAAGAAATTGCAGACAAGATCTGCCGCGATACGGAAACTGTCAAGACATACCGGAGAAACCTTCTCATTAAACTCGCTGCCAGAAACACAGCTGAACTGGTGAAAAAAGGGTATGAGAAGAAACTGATCGGTTAA
- a CDS encoding sensor histidine kinase, with translation MGVYNLLGLVYADKEDPDKSIEYNLKALDLSRKLGRKPHEMVILTALSAQFQVKEEYDEALRYIHDALQIGEEFGSPRDMGNILSVMSEIYLSMKRYNESVTIALRAWTIDSASYDIASPTALTLCVAYIHLGEKEKAEYFVRRYYVINIEKNEKSLHDSLIEMETKYETEKKEIQITSLEKERRLYVWLSVVGILLAVALGFVLWQKVKNARREKQLIATRSVLDGEMGERMRLARDLHDRLSGNLSAVKIELKNHGQSLQDVDGKLDNCIEEIRRIAHNLMPVSLQYGMKVALEDYVAQFPNVRFHFFGEGKRIGKRVEFVIYCCANELVNNSIKHSGAASINLQLVQDEKHVTLTVSDDGKGFDRKNITEGFGLKSIRDRVASCNGKMDIFASPGKGTETIIELNLEIHIR, from the coding sequence ATGGGTGTATACAATTTATTAGGCCTTGTCTATGCCGATAAAGAAGATCCGGATAAGTCCATTGAATACAATCTGAAAGCGTTGGATTTAAGTCGTAAATTGGGAAGAAAACCCCATGAGATGGTTATTTTAACAGCGCTTTCTGCCCAGTTTCAGGTCAAAGAAGAATATGATGAAGCTTTAAGATACATTCATGATGCTTTACAGATCGGGGAGGAGTTCGGTAGTCCCCGTGATATGGGTAATATTTTGAGTGTGATGTCCGAAATATATCTTAGTATGAAGCGTTATAACGAGTCTGTAACTATTGCTCTAAGAGCATGGACTATAGATTCTGCCAGTTACGATATTGCATCCCCGACCGCCTTAACGCTTTGCGTTGCCTATATCCATTTAGGAGAAAAAGAAAAAGCAGAATACTTTGTACGCAGGTATTATGTAATCAACATAGAAAAAAACGAAAAAAGCCTTCATGACAGTTTAATTGAAATGGAGACCAAATATGAAACCGAAAAGAAGGAAATTCAGATTACTTCGCTGGAAAAAGAGCGGCGGTTATATGTCTGGCTTTCCGTTGTAGGGATTTTACTGGCTGTCGCCTTGGGATTTGTGTTATGGCAAAAAGTAAAAAATGCCCGAAGGGAGAAACAGTTAATTGCTACCCGTTCGGTTTTGGACGGTGAAATGGGAGAACGGATGCGTCTGGCCAGGGATCTTCACGACCGGCTCAGCGGTAACCTTTCGGCTGTGAAAATTGAACTTAAAAACCATGGGCAGTCTTTACAAGATGTCGATGGAAAGCTCGATAATTGTATTGAAGAAATCCGCCGTATAGCTCATAATCTGATGCCGGTATCTCTGCAATATGGGATGAAAGTGGCGTTGGAAGATTATGTAGCCCAGTTTCCGAATGTCCGGTTTCACTTTTTTGGTGAAGGAAAGCGTATCGGCAAAAGAGTGGAATTTGTGATATATTGCTGTGCCAATGAGTTGGTAAACAATTCTATAAAACACTCTGGCGCAGCAAGTATCAATCTGCAATTAGTGCAGGATGAAAAGCATGTTACGCTTACTGTTTCGGATGATGGCAAAGGCTTCGACAGGAAAAACATTACGGAGGGTTTCGGATTGAAAAGTATCCGCGACAGGGTAGCATCCTGTAACGGAAAAATGGATATTTTCGCTTCACCCGGTAAAGGGACGGAAACCATTATTGAATTAAACCTGGAAATTCATATTAGATAA
- a CDS encoding tetratricopeptide repeat protein yields MFLLFVTVSGQVQNIDSLIHVLETERLSPVEQLSLYEKITLFYVTHDLGKGTEYAREGIQLAEKEKDKKKESAFYRFLGAIHYYQSKFDTSRIYLDKALSLAVEINDKPFQVMTYSELGNLYYLQNNYSSALEYYMKGLTLNDGKPNRSTAAILVNMANIHRTLNHPDRRSISVNRHWKSPNSLRLMI; encoded by the coding sequence ATGTTTTTGTTGTTTGTAACTGTTTCCGGACAGGTACAAAATATAGACTCATTGATTCATGTATTGGAAACTGAAAGATTATCGCCTGTAGAACAATTAAGTTTATATGAAAAAATTACCCTGTTCTATGTGACGCACGATCTGGGAAAAGGCACTGAATATGCCCGGGAAGGAATACAGCTTGCGGAAAAAGAAAAAGATAAGAAAAAAGAATCAGCCTTCTACCGGTTTTTAGGTGCGATCCATTATTATCAATCTAAATTCGATACCTCCCGTATATATCTGGATAAAGCCTTGTCGCTGGCTGTTGAGATTAACGACAAACCATTCCAGGTAATGACCTATTCTGAGTTGGGTAATTTATACTATCTGCAAAATAATTATTCATCTGCTCTTGAATATTATATGAAGGGTTTAACCTTAAACGATGGTAAACCGAATCGGAGTACGGCAGCTATTTTAGTGAATATGGCCAATATCCACCGTACATTGAATCATCCTGACAGGCGATCTATTTCAGTGAACAGGCATTGGAAATCGCCGAACAGCTTGCGCTTGATGATATAA